TTGATATTGTTCTATATTGTTCTCATCCCAACTTTGGTTGTATAAACTTTTTTGAGATGTGAATAAGCAGTCGAATCAAAGAAGGGAATAAAATAGGATTGAAATGGTGAGAATAACACTAAATACTTTTAGATGACTCGATTCATTTTTGTTATTCCAAAACTTTAATTTTCCATATTTGTTTTCTAAATATTTCCCCTTTGGAATTACAACAATTGAAAATGTAATACAAGGTtagtataatataaatatatcaatgctaaattgataagaaaaaaaatacaaaatcggGATGAAGCATATGTAGCCAAACACATTGTCATTTCACACATATTTACTTGACGCGAGGCACACGTGCAACGCACATACACTAAACTAGTTGTATAATACACCTTTATACATTGCTTATACACCTTTTATAATACTTATACACATTTATACAATACTTATATATTGTATAATGAACACATAAGGTAACATAAAATACACTGTATAACAATGTATAAGAGGTGCATATACACCTTTATGCAAACTTTTGCGAGCCAAGAGTCCTTTATATGTGTGAGATCTCAGCATTATATACAACTATACAATTTAATTTTCAGTGACTGGAGAAAACAATTGGTTCCAAAAAGATGAATAACATGTTACAAAAAGGAAACAATCGCTTTTCTCATATTATATTATTGATAGATTGCAGTTTATTATCGGCTGTGTTGGGGAAGCCAATGATGAAGCATATAGAAGCTACTGACGTTGTTGATAAATTAGCCAAATTTAATAGTATAATGCATAATTTGGGAACTTAATGTATTTTTTTATGACTATCCTCCATCATATATGATAGTACCATATTTTGGAAAAgacaagagcaaggtggggagttcttggagggagggagggagccgagtatctatcgaaaacagcctcttttcccagggtaggggtaagatctgcgtacactctaccctcttCAGATCCCACTAGTAAAATTATACTGAGTTATTATTTACTTCTATTAGAATTTACCGACTTAATAGGCTAACGTGACTCGGCACggacgaaatttaagaaaataaaatacttttaaaaCTCGTTATCTTAAATCATTTCTTAAGATCCTGGACGTGATACCCCTTCCTACTCCCGCTAATGAGAaaataaaatacttttaaaaCTCGTTATCTTAAATCATTTCCTAAGATCCTGGACGTGATACCCCTTCCTACTCCCGCTAATGAAAAAATGCCTTTGAATGGTCATAATCGTCTACAACCCAACCGACATCCAAGATAAAAACTTTGTGGAGTCATGACATTTATATAGTTATAAAAATTTTACATTAAGGAtaaattgaataaaataaaaaatttaaaaataaattattttcaattgcataaatatattttttttaacgaactaataaaaaaatatacatgggactaataaaaaaatatatcatCTAAATTGTGGGAAGAATAGTTTATTTCTAGTTGTGCGTTTTTCCTTCCAGCTAGGTATATTGAAATTTGGGTTTGCGCAGAAATCCTTCCGCTCTATTGATCTCGAAATATTTTAGACTCACCTAAAATATAACATGATAAAACACATTAATACATATGAATAAAAAGCTAATATAATTTTTTTGACAGCTCGATATACCTTTAATATATATTCCAACGGATGGACGTCATCCTTCAACAGATTCAGTTTCTACTAATTTCTATATTCTCATCAACTTGATATATTTGTCCTGAACTTTTTCTTCTTAAATCATTATGAAACCATGAAAGTAAGTATACAAAAATACTCTATTTATATAGGCTGAATTTTGGCGTTCGTAGATTCAAAAATTCTAGCTCTCTTTGGTCCTTCTCGCCTCGTAAATTCGAGCTCCCTTTAGTCCTTTACTAATGCATTTTAGTATAATGTTTGTCAATAATACATGACTTGATTATGTGAACTGTTTGGACAAATAAGTACAGCAATTTCATTTGAACACTGTTTGCACAACTATTTCCAGTTTCCAACATTATTTATTTTACACATCACAAGGTGAAAGAAAATGCTGCAAATACCTAAGAGCATCTTCAACAAAAAGATATCTCCAACTCACTATACTCAAAACCCCTGCACTCATTCTCTCAACCACCGCTCTCCCGTCTTCCACCTTTAACCCTAACCTCAAATCCGCCACGAGCCCGCTAACCGTGTCGCTCGAGCAACATCCCGGTGGCGGCAACTCCTCGGAAAACCACCCTTCCAACCCTAAAACAAACCTCCCTTTCCCTTTACAATTCATCACATTAAAAACTCCCTTAAACCCTTCCAAAATCACATCCCATGTCACCCTCAAGTCGCCGAGGGTATCAAACGGCCCCAAGTCCCCGTTCTTGACATCAGTGGCAGAGCCAAGAATCCTaacaataaaaatccaaaaaaaaaaaggcaaactTGAACCATGAGTGAATACACTTTAACAATCAAGGAGAATCAACATATTATATATACAAAAACAGTTTCTATATACAAAAGTAATTCGTGAACACCCTCCAACACTTACCTTTGCCATTGCTCGACATCGATATCGAACCGAAAAACGCCCTTCTTGTCGAAACCAAGTTGACTTCCATGCTTAACTAAAGTCACCATGCGTGTAGTGGTTTTATAGATGTTAAGTGCAAAAATGATGTTATTAAGGGAAATGCGGGGTTTCGACGGCTGTTT
This region of Nicotiana tomentosiformis chromosome 4, ASM39032v3, whole genome shotgun sequence genomic DNA includes:
- the LOC104117644 gene encoding probable F-box protein At5g04010 translates to MATVSPPPWQVLVLISNHLDPKTLAIASCVCKSWSISMSSDQIWQPLCSTHYPSLSTLHTCYNHTVSYRRLYALGYRANNRRLKQPSKPRISLNNIIFALNIYKTTTRMVTLVKHGSQLGFDKKGVFRFDIDVEQWQRILGSATDVKNGDLGPFDTLGDLRVTWDVILEGFKGVFNVMNCKGKGRFVLGLEGWFSEELPPPGCCSSDTVSGLVADLRLGLKVEDGRAVVERMSAGVLSIVSWRYLFVEDALRYLQHFLSPCDV